The following is a genomic window from Micromonospora cathayae.
AGCTGACCGCCCTCGCCGGGCTTCGCGCCCTGGGCCATCTTGATCTGGAGGTCGTCGGCGTTGACCAGGTACTCGCTGGTCACGCCGAACCGGCCGCTGGCGATCTGCTTGACGGCGGAGCGGCGGACCGGGTCGTAGAGGCGTTCCGGGTCCTCGCCGCCCTCGCCGGTGTTGGACTTGCCGCCGAGGCGGTTCATCGCCACCGCGAGGGTCTCGTGCGCCTCGGCGGAGATCGAGCCGTACGACATGGCGCCGGTGGCGAACCGCTTGACGATCTCGCTGGCCGGTTCGACCTCGTCGATCGGCACCGGGGGCCGGACGCCGGTGCGCAGGGTGAACAGGCCGCGCAGTGAGCCGGCCCGGGCGGCCAGCTCGTCGACCTTGGCGGTGTACTCGCGGAACACGTCGTACTGCCGGCTGCGGGTGGCGTGCTGGAGCAGGAAGACCGTCTCCGGGTTGAACAGGTGCAGCTCGCCCTCGCGCCGCCACTGGTACTCGCCGCCCACCTCCAGCCGGGCCGAGGCCGGGGTGCCCGGCGTGGGCCAGGCCAGCGCGTGCCGGGCGGCGATCTCGGTGTGGACGCCGTCCAGGTCGACCCCGCCGATGGTGCTCGGGGTGCCCCGGAAGTACCGCTCGACCAGGCGGGAGTCCAGGCCGACGGCCTCGAACACCTGCGCCCCGCAGTACGACGAGACGGTGGAGATGCCCATCTTCGACATGATCTTCAGGACGCCCTTGCCGAGCGCCTTGACGTAGTTGCGGACCGCCTTGGCCGGCTCGACGCCGGGCAGCGCCCCCGTGTTGATCATGTCTTCGACGGACTCGAAGGCCAGGTACGGGTTGACCGCCGCCGCGCCGTACCCGATCAGCACCGCCGCGTGGTGCACCTCCCGGCAGTCACCGGACTCCACCACCAGCGCGACCTGGGTACGGGTCTGCTCGCGGACGAGGTGCTGGTGCACGGCGGCGGTGAGCAGCAGCGACGGGATCGGGGCCAGGTCGGCGTTGGAGTCCCGGTCGGAGAGCACCAGGATCCGGACGCCGTCCTCGATCGCCTCGGAGACGTGCCGGCAGATCTCGGTCAGCCGGGCCTTGATGCCGGCCCCGCCGTCGCGGATCTTGTAGAGGCCGGAGACCCGGACCGCCTTGAAGCCGGGCAGGTCGCCGTCCTCGTCCACGGAGAGCAGCTTGGCCAGCTCGTCGTTGTCGATCACCGGGTACGGCAGCACGATCTGCCGGCAGCTCGCCGGCCCCGGGTCGAGCAGGTTGCCCTCCGGGCCGATGGTCATCTGGAGGCTGGTGACCAGTTCCTCCCGGATGGCGTCCAGCGGCGGGTTGGTGACCTGGGCGAAAAGCTGGTGGAAGTAGTCGTAGAGCAGCCGCGGCCGGGTGGACAGCGGGGAGATCGGGGTGTCCGTGCCCATCGAGCCGAGCGGCTCCGCGCCGGTCCGCGCCATCGGCGCGAGCAGGATCTTCAGCTCCTCCTCGGTGTAGCCGAAGGTCTGCTGCCGGCGACGCACCGAGTCGTGGGTGTAGACGATGTGCTCGCGGGCCGGCAGGTCGGCCAGGTCGATCAGCCCGGCGTGCAGCCAGTCGCCGTACGGGTTCTCCGCGGCCAGCTCGGCCTTGATCTCGTCGTCGTGCACGATCCGGCCGGCGACCGTGTCGACCAGGAACATCCTGCCCGGCTGGAGCCGCCCCTTGGCGACCACCCGGGCCGGGTCCAGGTCGAGTACGCCCGCCTCGCTGCCCAGCACCACCAGCCCGTCGGCGGTCCGCCACCAGCGTCCCGGACGCAGGCCGTTGCGGTCCAGCACCGCGCCGACGACCGACCCGTCGGTGAAGGCGACCGAGGCCGGGCCGTCCCAGGGCTCCATCAGGCTGGCGTGGAACCGGTAGAAGGCCCGCTTGTCGGCGGCCATGTCCGGGTCGTTCTCCCACGCCTCGGGGATCATCATCAGCACCGCGTGCGGCAGGCTCCGCCCGGCCAGGTGCAGCAGCTCCAGCACCTCGTCGAAGTTCGCCGAGTCGGAGGCGGCCGGGGTGCAGACCGGGAACAACCGGCGAATGTTGCCGGGCAGGTTCGGGGTGCGCAGGAGGGCCTCGCGGGCCTGCATCCAGTTCCGGTTGCCGCGGATCGTGTTGATCTCGCCGTTGTGCGCGATCAGCCGGTACGGGTGGGCCAGCGGCCAGGACGGGAAGGTGTTCGTGGAGAACCGGGAGTGCACCAGGGCGATGGCGCTGGTGACCCGCTCGTCCCGCAGGTCCGGGTAGTAGGCCGGAAGCTGGTCGGGGGTGAGCATGCCCTTGTAGACCATGGTGCGCCCGGACAGCGACGGGAAGTACGCCGGCACGCCCCGCTCGGCGGTCTCCCGCTCGGTCTGCTTACGGACGCAGAACACCACCCGGTCCAGGTCGAGCCCGCTCAGCGGGGAGCCGGCCGGGCCGTCCGGCGAGTCGGTGAGCCGGTGCGCGGCGAGGAAGATCTGCCGGACCCGGGGCATCGCCGCCAGGGCGGTCTCGCCCAGGTCGGCCGAGTCGACCGGCACGTCCCGCCAGCCGAGCACGTCGGCCCCCTCGACCAGGGCGTACTTCTCCAGCACCTGGCGGGCGCGGGCCTCACCGGCGTCGTCGTCGGGAAGGAAGACCAGGCCGGTGGCGTACTGGCCGGCGGGCGGGAGCGGGAAGTCGACCACGGCCCGGAAGAACGCGTCCGGGACCTGGATCATGATGCCGGCGCCGTCGCCGGTGTTCGGTTCCGCGCCCCGGGCGCCCCGGTGGTCGAGCCGGCAGAGCGCGCCGAGACCGTTGGCGACGACCTGGTGGGAGCGCCGGCCGTGCAGATCCGCCACGAAGGCCACGCCGCAGGCGTCGTGCTCCTGCGCCGGGTCGTACAGCCCCTCGGCGGGGGCACCCGGACCGGTGTGCGGGCGCGCGCCGGCGGGCGGGGCGGTCTGCGGGTGGGGAGGGTACGGAAAGGCCACCGGGCCTCCTGTCGTCGCTCAGGCGTGAACACGGTGGGGACGACGTCGGCCCTCGAGGGTCTATTGAGTCTACGTTAGGTCGCGACACGCAAGGCCAGGAAGGATTGATCACACTTCCAACATCTGAGACGTGTAGTCTCGCGCGGTGGATCACGTACCCGCTGAGACGTTCGACCGGTTGGAACGCTTCTACGACGCGGTACCCCGGGACGGGGCCCACCCGGAGACCATCGGCGCACTGGTGCTCTTTGTCCGGGATGGTGCCGGATGGCCGTTCTATGCGCGCCCCCGGCTCGACTCCGACCGGACGCCGTCCCTCGCCGACATCAACGACGTCCGGGCCCGGCAACGCGAACTGGGCCTGCCCGAGGCGTTCGAGTGGGTGCACGAGAACAGCCCCGACCTGCTGGCCGTGGCCCGCTCGGCCGGGCTGAGCGTGCTGGAGGCCCCGCTACTGGTGCTGGACCCGGCGGCCCTGCCGGACCCGGCCGGCCTCACCGACGTGCCGGTGCGGCTGCTGGACCCGGCCGAGCCGGACTTCGCCGCGCAGGTGGCGGTACGGCGGGCCGTGGCGGCGGTCGGGTTCGGCGCGGCCGGCACCGCCCCCGGCGACGCCGGCCCGGCCGAGCGGGACGCCGCCATCAGTGAGCTGGATCTCGCCGCCGTGGAGGAGGAGGGCTCCCGGATCGCGGACGGCCGGCGGCTCTCCGCCATCGCCGCCACCCCCACCGACGGCGCCCTGGCCAGCGGCATGGCCATGCGGGTCGACGACGTCGCCGAGATCGCCGGGGTGGCGACCCTGCCGGTGGCCCGCCGCCGGGGGCTCGGCGCGGCGGTCACCGCCACCCTCGCCCGCGCCCTGCTGGACGCCGGCACCGACCTGGTCTTCCTCTCCGCCGGCAGCGAGGACATCGCCCGGGTCTACGTGCGGGTCGGCTTCCGCCGGATCGGCACCGCCTGCATCGCCGAACCCGCCGCCCTGCTCCCCTGACCGCCGACCGGCGGGCCGGTCGGCCGGGACTGGACGATCAGCTCGACGAGGACGGGGGCCGCCACTGGGCGGCCGTCGAGGCGGCGTGCCCGAGCAGCCGGGTGGTGATCGGGCCGAGCGCCGCGTCCCGGGCCCGCAGCGCCAGCCGGCCCCGGGTCTGCAGCACCGCCGACATCCGCCGGGTCTGCCGGACCACGCTGGCCGCCCTCGGACGACGCGTCCGGTCGTAGCCGGCGACGGCGTCCGGCAGCCGGGTCTCCCGCAGCAGGGACGCCAGGGTCGCCGCGTCCTCGAACGCCAGGCAGGTGCCCTGCCCCAGGTGCGGGGGCATCGCGTGCGCGGCGTCGCCGAGCAGCACCACCCCACCCGGGCCGGACCGGAAGGCGTACTGGCGGGGCAGCGGGCGCAGCTCCCGGACCTCCTGCTGGACCAGGTCGGCGGGCTCGGTGGCGGCCAGCAACTCGCCGACCGGGGCCGGCCAGCCGGCGAACCAACGGCGCAGCAGGGCGAGCTGGGTCTCCGGTGGCTCCGGCCGGGACGCGCCCGCCGCGGTCGCCATCCAGTAGATGCCGCCCCGGCTGGTCCCCCCGGCGGAGCCGCGCTCACCCAGCGACGCCGACACGAACCGGTAGCCGGCCCCCAGGGTCTCCCCGCCGACCGGCCGGTCGGCGGGCAGCCGGGGTGCGCGGTACCAGGGGATCACCGCCCGCCAGGTGGCGCTGCCGGAGGCCACCACCCCGGCCTCGGGGGCGAGCCGCCGACGGATCTCGCTGTCCACCCCGTCCGCCGCGACCACCAGGTCCGCCTCGTAGTGCCGGTGGCCGTCCCCGACCGACGGACGATCGTCGCCACCGGCCCGCACCGTCCGTACCGTCACCCCGGTACGCAGGTCGACCCGGTCACCGAGGCCGGCGACCAGGGCGTCGTGCAGGTCCTCGCGGTGCACCACGACCGGCATCCGCTCGGGTGGCGTGGGACGCGGCTGCACCAGCCAGTGCCCGTCCGGGCGACGGATGCCACCGTCGGGCAGCGGGGTGGCGATCGCCTCCAGCCCGGCCCCGAGCCCCAACGCGCGCAGCGCCCGGACCCCGTTGGGCCACAGCACCACGGCGGTCGGCTCGGGGCGGACCCGGTCGGCACGTTCGAGGAGGGTGACCTGCCAGCCGGAACGGGCCAGCGCGCCGGCGGCCGCCAGGCCGCCGACCCCGGCCCCCACCACCACGGCGGTACGCACGGCCATGACCGTCAGCGGTCGCGGTCGGCGGGACGGGCACCGGCCTCCGGTGGACCCGACCGGTCGGCGGCGTCCTCCCCGCTGACCGGGGCCGACTCACGCTCCGGTTCGTCCGGCTCGGGCCCGGCCGGGCCGGACGCGTCCGGTTCCGTGGCGGGTTCGTCGGGCAGCGTGCCGGTCTCCCGGTACCTCCGGAACCGCTCCTCGTCGACCACCCGGTACCCCTGCGGGGCCGCCGGGTCGGGGGCGGAGCCGGTACGGGAGAGGTCGACCTGGGAGACGTCCCCGCCACCGACGGCCGGGGCCGGGGCGGCGGCCGGGATCGGGACCAGGTACTCGCGCGGGCCCCGCGCCTGGAGGAAGTAGGCCAGCGCGCCGAGGAAGACCAGCACCGAGGTCCAGACGTTGATGCGTACGCCGAGAATCTGGGTGGCGTCGTCGGTACGCATCAGCTCGATCCAGAACCGGCCGGCGGTGTAGCCCATCACGTACAGCGCGAAGGCCCGGCCGCGCCCCAGCCGGAACCGTCGGTCGACGGCGAACACCAGCAGGGCCACCCCGACGTTCCAGAGTGCCTCGTAGGCGAAGGTCGGGTGGTAGAGACCCGGTTCGAGGATCGGTTGCCCGGCCTCGTCCCGCACCGCCTGACCCGGGTTCTGCGGGTCCATCCGGTGGATCTCCAACCCCCACGGCAGGGTGGTCCGCCCGCCGTACAGCTCGTTGTTGAACCAGTTGCCGAGCCGGCCCACGGCCTGGGCCAGCGGCAGCCCCGGGGCGAGCGCGTCGGCCACCACGGTGAGCGGGATGCCGAGCTGGCGGGCGGCGATCCAGGCACCGACCGCGCCACCGGCGACGGCCCCCCAGATGCCGAGACCGCCGTTCCAGATGGCGAACGCCTTGAGCGGGTCACCGCCGGTGCCGAAGTAGTTCCCGGGGGAGGTGATCACGTGGTAGATCCGGGCCCCGACGATGCCGAACGGCACCGCCCACACGGCGATGTCCAGCACCGCGCCCGGGGCCACCCCCCGGCGGCGCAGCCGGTACTCGGTGACCAGACAGGCCACCACGATCCCGGCGACGATGCACAACGCGTACGCCCGGATCGGCACCGGGCCGAGCTGCCAGACGGCGGTGCTGGGACTGGGTAGGGCCGCCTGGGGAGTCAGCGAGGCGTAGGTCACGGGTGCACACGCTACCGCTGCGCCCGGCATCGGCGGCACCCCGGTCCGGTGCCGGACGCCGACGGGAGTCAGCTACGGCCGGTACGGACGCCCTCGGCGAGTTCGGCGGAGAGGGTACGCAACGCGGTCAGGCCGGCGGCCTGATCGGACGCGTCGAGCAGGCAACGGATCAGCGCGCTGCCCACGATCACCCCGTCGGCGTACCCGCCCACGGTGCCGGCCTGCGCCCCGGTGCCGACGCCGAGCCCGACCCCGACCGGCAGGTCGGTGACCGCCCGCACCCGGGCGACCAGGGTCGGGGCGGCGTCCGAGGTCTGTGCCCGCGCCCCGGTCACCCCCATCACGGCGGTGGCGTAGACGAAGCCCCGGCAGTGCGCCACGGTCATCGCCAACCGGGCGTCGGTGGACGACGGCGACACCAGGAACGTCCGGTCCAGCCCGTGCGCGTCCGAGGCGGCCAGCCACTCGTCGGCCTCGTCCGGGATCAGGTCCGGGGTGATCAGGCCGGTGCCCCCGGCGGCGGCGAGGTCCCGGGCGAACGCGTCCACGCCGTACTGCTCGACCGGGTTCCAGTAGGTCATCGTCACCACCGGAGCGCCGGTGGCCGCGACCGCCTCGACGATGCGCAGCGTGTCGGCGACCCGGACCCCGCCGGCGAGAGCGATGTCGCTGGCCTTCTGGATGACCGGGCCGTCCATCACCGGGTCGGAGTACGGGATCTCCACCTCGATCACGTCGACGCCGGCCTCGACCATGGCGGTCATCGCGGCGATGCTGCCCTCGACCGTCGGGAAGCCGGCCGGCATGCAGCCGATCAGCAGGGCCCGCCCGTCGGCCCGCGCCTTGTCGAAGGCGACCCCGATCCGACTCACGCTGTCACTCCTTGTCGAGGATGCCGAAGTAGCCACCGGCGGTGTGGACGTCCTTGTCGCCCCGACCGGAGAGGTTGACCACGATGACCGGTTCCCGGCCCAGTTCGGCGGCGAGCCGGGGGGCGATCTTCATCGCGCCGGCCAGGGCGTGCGCGCTCTCGATCGCCGGGATGATCCCCTCGGTCCGGCAGAGCAGCTCGAACGCGGCCATCGCCTCGTCGTCGGTGACCGGCTCGTACCTGGCCCGGCCGGTGTCGTGCAACCAGGCGTGCTCCGGGCCGACGCCCGGGTAGTCCAGCCCGGCGGAGATCGAGTGCGACTCCACGGTCTGCCCGTCGGCGTCCTGAAGGACGTACGTGCGGGTGCCGTGCAGCACGCCCGACGTACCGCCGGTGATGCTGGCGGCGTGCCGGCCGGTGTCGACGCCGTCCCCGCCGGCCTCGAAGCCGTACAGCCGGACGTCGGCGTCCCCGACGAAGGCGTGGAAGATGCCGAGCGCGTTCGAACCGCCGCCGACGCAGGCAGCGACCGCGTCCGGCAGCGCGCCGGTACGGTCCAGGCACTGCTGGCGCGCCTCGTCGCCGATGCCCCGGACGAAGTCCCGGACCATCGCCGGGAACGGGTGCGGGCCGGCGGCGGTACCGATCAGGTAGTGGGTGTCGTCGACGTTGGCGACCCAGTCGCGCATCGCCTCGTTCATCGCGTCCTTGAGGGTGCGCGACCCGTTGGTGACCGGCACGACGGTGGCCCCGAGCATCCGCATCCGGGCCACGTTGAGCGCCTGCCGCTCGGTGTCGACCTGGCCCATGTAGACCACGCACTCCAGGTCGAACAGGGCGGCGGCGGTGGCGGTGGCGACCCCGTGCTGCCCGGCCCCGGTCTCGGCGATCACCCGGGTCTTGCCCATCCGCCGGGTGAGCAGCGCCTGACCGAGCACGTTACGGACCTTGTGCGCCCCGGTGTGGTTGAGGTCCTCCCGCTTGAGCAGCACCCGCGCGCCCACCTTCGCGGAGAACCGCTCGGCGACGTACAGCCGTGACGGGGTGCCGGCGTACTCGCGCAGCAACGCGTCGAACTCGGCCAGGAACTCCTCGTCGCCCATCGCCTTGCGCCACGCCGCGTCCAGCTCGTCCAGCGCGGCCACCAGGGCCTCCGGGACGAACCGGCCGCCGAAGCGGCCGTAGTGGCCGGCGCTGTCGGGGACGGGACCGGCGGTGCCGGCCGGCGCGTTGCCGCTCATGCGGGTCCTCTCGCTGCTCGGGTCAGCCGGTACGGGTCAGCGCACCGGTCGCGGGGTGGCCGGGTGGTTGCCGGCGTTGACCAGCTCCGACACCGCCTCGCGGGGGCTCTTCTGGGTGACCAGCCCTTCGCCGACCAGGACGGCGTCCGCGCCGGCGGAGGCGTACCGGATGAGGTCGTGCGGCCCGCGCACGCCGGACTCGGCGATCTTGACGACGCTGCTCGGCAGCCCCGGCGCGATCCGCTCGAACACCGACCGGTCGACCTCGAGGGTGCGCAGGTCACGGGCGTTGACCCCGATCACCTGGGCGCCGGCCTCCAGGGCCCGGTCGGCCTCCTCCTCGTCGTGCACCTCGACCAGCGCGGTCATCCCGAGCGACTCGATCCGCTCGAGCAGCCCGACCAGGGCGTTCTGCTCCAGGGCCGCGACGATCAGCAGGACCAGGTCGGCCCCGTGCGCGCGGGCCTCGTGCACCTGGTAGCTGGAGACCACGAAGTCCTTGCGCAGGACCGGGATCTGCACCGCCGCGCGTACGGCGGCCAGGTCGTCGAGGGAACCGCCGAAGTAGCGGCCCTCGGTCAGCACGCTGATCGCCCGGGCCCCACCGGCCGCGTACTCCCCGGCCAGGTCGGCGGGGTCGGCGATCTCGGCGAGCTGCCCCCGCGACGGGGAGGAGCGTTTCACCTCGGCGATCACCGCCACGCCGGGTCGCCGCAGGGCGGCGTACGCGTCCAGCGGGGGCGGGGCCGCGGCGGCCAGTTCGCGGATCCGCTCCAGCGGGATCTGCTCCTGCCGTCGGGCGACGTCCTCGCGTACGCCAGCCAGAATCTCGTCGAGCACGCTGGCGGGCGCCGCCGGACCGGCTTCGTCCCCCTCCGCGTGCGCATGCTCAGCAGTCACCAACGGACTCCCCTCTCCGGGTGTCATGGGCCGATGCTAGGTGGCGCCGCTCGACCCCAGGTGGGGGGGTATGGCGCGCCTCACGAGATGGGCTGGGGCATAATGACCGACCTCCGGTGAGCGGAAAATCACCCCACGCGATCGGCCCAGTAGAGCACCGCGACCACGCCACCGCTCACCCCCACCCAAGCCATCGATCGCCCTCATCATCATGACATCTTGTCGGGCAGGTTGCCGAAGTAAGGCCGACCGCCGGGCCCGTGGGACGGCGACGCCGGCCGCCGGTGCGATCCGGATCCCGGCGCGGGTGTGCTCCACCTCCGGTACGGGCTGTGCCCCGGGCCGTCGCGGGTGTGATCCAGATCAAGGACGAACGGCCCTGAGCACGGCGTTCACCCCCACGCAGTGTTGATGCGGCGGTTATCACGGCGAAACGTGAAACCGGGAGCATCGGTGTCGGGCAGACTCGGATCCGGGCCCGCCCCACCGACGCCACGACCCTCGTTGCGGAGTGATCATGAGTACTGGCCAACCGACGTCGACCATCGGACTCACCACGATCTCCCGAACGGTCGCCTCGCTCGCCGTCGGGGTGGTGCACACCCTGGAGCGGGCCGTGGTCGGCGAGGAGCGGATGCGGACCGCCCGGGGCAACGCCTGGGAAGCCGTCTGCGCGGACCGCGCCCGCGCCGCCCGGCGGGCCGAACTGGACCGGTTGGCCGCGGAACTCGCCGCCACCCGGCCGGCGACGACCCGACCGGAGACCGCGCGCCCGGACGCGACGCGGGCCGGCACGACGCGGCCGGACCGGCCCCGGTCCGCCCACGCCACGGTGACCGCCCCGCACCCGGCCACCGGCCGGCAACCGGTCAGCTGACCGTCGGGTCCTCGCCCCGGTCCAGCGCGTCCCAGGTGTCGGTGGTCCCCCGGCTCCCGACCGGCGCGGTCGGGCCGCTCGGGGCGGTGTCCCGGGCCGACCGCTCGTAACGGGCGCCCATCGCCGGCCAGCGCCGGCCACACCAGCCGGTCCACACCCCGCCGGCTGCCGCCAGCACCCCGCCGACCAGGCACAACGCCGGCCACTGTCGGTGGACCGCACCGTCGAGGTCGGCCAGCAGGCCGTACCCGCCGCCGGCCGCCACGGCCACGCCGAGAGCCGCGATCAGCCCGCCGACGAGCTGCCGCAGCCGCCCCCGGGTGGC
Proteins encoded in this region:
- the gltB gene encoding glutamate synthase large subunit, translating into MAFPYPPHPQTAPPAGARPHTGPGAPAEGLYDPAQEHDACGVAFVADLHGRRSHQVVANGLGALCRLDHRGARGAEPNTGDGAGIMIQVPDAFFRAVVDFPLPPAGQYATGLVFLPDDDAGEARARQVLEKYALVEGADVLGWRDVPVDSADLGETALAAMPRVRQIFLAAHRLTDSPDGPAGSPLSGLDLDRVVFCVRKQTERETAERGVPAYFPSLSGRTMVYKGMLTPDQLPAYYPDLRDERVTSAIALVHSRFSTNTFPSWPLAHPYRLIAHNGEINTIRGNRNWMQAREALLRTPNLPGNIRRLFPVCTPAASDSANFDEVLELLHLAGRSLPHAVLMMIPEAWENDPDMAADKRAFYRFHASLMEPWDGPASVAFTDGSVVGAVLDRNGLRPGRWWRTADGLVVLGSEAGVLDLDPARVVAKGRLQPGRMFLVDTVAGRIVHDDEIKAELAAENPYGDWLHAGLIDLADLPAREHIVYTHDSVRRRQQTFGYTEEELKILLAPMARTGAEPLGSMGTDTPISPLSTRPRLLYDYFHQLFAQVTNPPLDAIREELVTSLQMTIGPEGNLLDPGPASCRQIVLPYPVIDNDELAKLLSVDEDGDLPGFKAVRVSGLYKIRDGGAGIKARLTEICRHVSEAIEDGVRILVLSDRDSNADLAPIPSLLLTAAVHQHLVREQTRTQVALVVESGDCREVHHAAVLIGYGAAAVNPYLAFESVEDMINTGALPGVEPAKAVRNYVKALGKGVLKIMSKMGISTVSSYCGAQVFEAVGLDSRLVERYFRGTPSTIGGVDLDGVHTEIAARHALAWPTPGTPASARLEVGGEYQWRREGELHLFNPETVFLLQHATRSRQYDVFREYTAKVDELAARAGSLRGLFTLRTGVRPPVPIDEVEPASEIVKRFATGAMSYGSISAEAHETLAVAMNRLGGKSNTGEGGEDPERLYDPVRRSAVKQIASGRFGVTSEYLVNADDLQIKMAQGAKPGEGGQLPGNKVWPWIARTRHATPGVGLISPPPHHDIYSIEDLAQLVHDLKCVNPAARVHVKLVSEVGVGTVAAGVAKLKADVILISGHDGGTGASPLNSLKHAGTPWELGLAEAQQTLLINKLRDRVTVQVDGQLKTGRDVLVAALLGAEEFGFATAPLIVEGCVMMRVCHLDTCPVGIATQNPVLRERFTGRPEFVENFFLFLAEEVRGYLAELGLRSIEEAIGQVELLDVTPAVTHWKAHGLDLGRVLHLPELPADAVRRGVRAQDHGLEHALDNELIRLAQPALRDGTPVRVEVAVRNEHRSVGAMLGGEVTRRHGGRGLPDDTVEFVLRGTAGQSFGAFLPSGVTLRLHGDANDYVAKGLSGGRIVVAPDAAAPFVAADARPGERAEDQIIAGNTILYGATGGEVFLRGRVGERFAVRNSGATAVVEGVGDHGCEYMTGGTVVVLGRTGRNFAAGMSGGTAFVHQLDRRRVNTELVDLAPLREEERELLHDLLRRHVAETGSTVAEDLLKRWPEAVAEFTAVVPRDYRRVLDIMRAAEAAGRDVDDAVMTALSAPAVSASRTAAAQEVARA
- a CDS encoding GNAT family N-acetyltransferase, producing MDHVPAETFDRLERFYDAVPRDGAHPETIGALVLFVRDGAGWPFYARPRLDSDRTPSLADINDVRARQRELGLPEAFEWVHENSPDLLAVARSAGLSVLEAPLLVLDPAALPDPAGLTDVPVRLLDPAEPDFAAQVAVRRAVAAVGFGAAGTAPGDAGPAERDAAISELDLAAVEEEGSRIADGRRLSAIAATPTDGALASGMAMRVDDVAEIAGVATLPVARRRGLGAAVTATLARALLDAGTDLVFLSAGSEDIARVYVRVGFRRIGTACIAEPAALLP
- a CDS encoding FAD-dependent oxidoreductase; protein product: MRTAVVVGAGVGGLAAAGALARSGWQVTLLERADRVRPEPTAVVLWPNGVRALRALGLGAGLEAIATPLPDGGIRRPDGHWLVQPRPTPPERMPVVVHREDLHDALVAGLGDRVDLRTGVTVRTVRAGGDDRPSVGDGHRHYEADLVVAADGVDSEIRRRLAPEAGVVASGSATWRAVIPWYRAPRLPADRPVGGETLGAGYRFVSASLGERGSAGGTSRGGIYWMATAAGASRPEPPETQLALLRRWFAGWPAPVGELLAATEPADLVQQEVRELRPLPRQYAFRSGPGGVVLLGDAAHAMPPHLGQGTCLAFEDAATLASLLRETRLPDAVAGYDRTRRPRAASVVRQTRRMSAVLQTRGRLALRARDAALGPITTRLLGHAASTAAQWRPPSSSS
- the lgt gene encoding prolipoprotein diacylglyceryl transferase, with the translated sequence MTYASLTPQAALPSPSTAVWQLGPVPIRAYALCIVAGIVVACLVTEYRLRRRGVAPGAVLDIAVWAVPFGIVGARIYHVITSPGNYFGTGGDPLKAFAIWNGGLGIWGAVAGGAVGAWIAARQLGIPLTVVADALAPGLPLAQAVGRLGNWFNNELYGGRTTLPWGLEIHRMDPQNPGQAVRDEAGQPILEPGLYHPTFAYEALWNVGVALLVFAVDRRFRLGRGRAFALYVMGYTAGRFWIELMRTDDATQILGVRINVWTSVLVFLGALAYFLQARGPREYLVPIPAAAPAPAVGGGDVSQVDLSRTGSAPDPAAPQGYRVVDEERFRRYRETGTLPDEPATEPDASGPAGPEPDEPERESAPVSGEDAADRSGPPEAGARPADRDR
- the trpA gene encoding tryptophan synthase subunit alpha gives rise to the protein MSRIGVAFDKARADGRALLIGCMPAGFPTVEGSIAAMTAMVEAGVDVIEVEIPYSDPVMDGPVIQKASDIALAGGVRVADTLRIVEAVAATGAPVVTMTYWNPVEQYGVDAFARDLAAAGGTGLITPDLIPDEADEWLAASDAHGLDRTFLVSPSSTDARLAMTVAHCRGFVYATAVMGVTGARAQTSDAAPTLVARVRAVTDLPVGVGLGVGTGAQAGTVGGYADGVIVGSALIRCLLDASDQAAGLTALRTLSAELAEGVRTGRS
- the trpB gene encoding tryptophan synthase subunit beta, with amino-acid sequence MSGNAPAGTAGPVPDSAGHYGRFGGRFVPEALVAALDELDAAWRKAMGDEEFLAEFDALLREYAGTPSRLYVAERFSAKVGARVLLKREDLNHTGAHKVRNVLGQALLTRRMGKTRVIAETGAGQHGVATATAAALFDLECVVYMGQVDTERQALNVARMRMLGATVVPVTNGSRTLKDAMNEAMRDWVANVDDTHYLIGTAAGPHPFPAMVRDFVRGIGDEARQQCLDRTGALPDAVAACVGGGSNALGIFHAFVGDADVRLYGFEAGGDGVDTGRHAASITGGTSGVLHGTRTYVLQDADGQTVESHSISAGLDYPGVGPEHAWLHDTGRARYEPVTDDEAMAAFELLCRTEGIIPAIESAHALAGAMKIAPRLAAELGREPVIVVNLSGRGDKDVHTAGGYFGILDKE
- the trpC gene encoding indole-3-glycerol phosphate synthase TrpC produces the protein MLDEILAGVREDVARRQEQIPLERIRELAAAAPPPLDAYAALRRPGVAVIAEVKRSSPSRGQLAEIADPADLAGEYAAGGARAISVLTEGRYFGGSLDDLAAVRAAVQIPVLRKDFVVSSYQVHEARAHGADLVLLIVAALEQNALVGLLERIESLGMTALVEVHDEEEADRALEAGAQVIGVNARDLRTLEVDRSVFERIAPGLPSSVVKIAESGVRGPHDLIRYASAGADAVLVGEGLVTQKSPREAVSELVNAGNHPATPRPVR
- a CDS encoding Trp biosynthesis-associated membrane protein; translation: MTGSFPPSPSPSPSPSPSAGRRELTYATLLCLAGAGLALWAATRTWAVELTARPVPLPALREDRSGAALLPWLPAVAVVALAGAGAVLATRGRLRQLVGGLIAALGVAVAAGGGYGLLADLDGAVHRQWPALCLVGGVLAAAGGVWTGWCGRRWPAMGARYERSARDTAPSGPTAPVGSRGTTDTWDALDRGEDPTVS